From one Doryrhamphus excisus isolate RoL2022-K1 chromosome 9, RoL_Dexc_1.0, whole genome shotgun sequence genomic stretch:
- the lrrfip1a gene encoding uncharacterized protein lrrfip1a isoform X8 — protein MSNMGSQGTGRKRSSNKDRSTAEDDALNLIAKEAEARLAAKRAARAEAREIRMRELERQQKEIFQVQKLSDDDERLSVGSRGSVRSDLDSVYGAGGSSLVSHKKSKKKKKHKHKDKDRNGYDDEYSVVSSRSSRLSDDSRVSRSSRGDLLASYASSDLYSLNGLSSTRNTGSTGAYQSALYEDSHCSGSQRVTGSGAHSLEYSSYHRSNSRTSSRANSARTSPVDNCGSVASYLRSSASSGGLLRDLDDVTIPDFSDADDKDYLEKGSRSASALTATTLTSLGGSSSRRGSVETAITVDAEAAVREIKEIHELKDQIQDVESKYTQNLKEAKDALTEVEEKYRKAMVSNAQLDNEKNNLMYQVDTLKDSLMELEELLSESRREYEEKVKEFEREKHAHSVLQFQLITMKETLKQSEELLNEIRQLRMKQDGFAREISDLQETVEWKDKKIGALERQKEYTDAIRIERDELREEVVKLKDILKKHGIVLGPDMSINGSAGETETEVGTSGDSVPQPAQESSTFPAEGNSMLGSSVETQLRSSGKEEVDQEQHQEAQTGHLSSDRLSNTDRSYLAESHSRRTEEQKMPLKDINGGQRLECQAEADELPITKVFDEQVLSSEFEEITSTEKVNSDLEQKVATSTDITEDNSTNIFEETNEHRTIDESLSSKTQSYLQDRKHSESCSDEGHGRDLQSCPQKEDVINLDTRPQGNLKHSESCTQDIKDSDSSPQEDVKDSELCPQGNLKDSASCPQDDVNDSESCPQEDVSDSESCPQGNLNDSESCPQEDVNDSESCPQEDVNDFESCPQGNLKDSESCPQEDVNDSKSCPQEDVNDSKSCPQEDVNDSKSCPQEDVNDSKSCPQEDVNDSKSCPQEDVNDSKSCPQEDVNDSKSCPQEDVNDSGSCPQEDVNDSGSCPQEDVNDSGSCPQEDVNDSGSCPQEDVNDSGSCPQEDVNDSGSCPQEDVNDSESCPQEKYTKDSELCPQVGNLKDSASESVLGVSNTELQCVTESAEANDDVEEILTNAPPRGANDPGKKKKKKRRGKKKGRSTEERSQPKDHKESTTTCQESIQPDAVPKDNGSGTECGSDGHIVKRIEESSTDQVIKETDQQHITEQVEHIKASNVEQPNKSKQVEHIETSDVENPKESMMDLILNADDQHLEADKVTLEDENISLTLQLSQTQSHHSADKRDMKQTLESVTVEEHFIKSSDILVDVVSTNTSKILDILDISDDTIKTVTLEPESQNHPSVTMMPPTQCPESPSKPSAPTDSNSHMLIGFSDKGLLENTCTNQKDEQTESERSFSSQNPHDGSHEKSKLSESEKKNEFLDLVKPENSLHDPDKDEIFPETQAEHFMERQPQLYDDQIDPAASDMKVQTQSSSPEEAGNATSPQIVQRLSDEQLGSADNLEEHKHSQSNQEHLQESTAPNQSKTNNTSQENEEHSEDDEKGQSFDFDDMDSDVAVEIQTITNSQEEEVEVGVDVLSDMLAPSPTKLQVVQENSQEKPMDPEVCADVAPADKDLHVEALGIAEDQKEKMRQEKIDATDEQIFVTKDTPPSKAGEFSVLENTREDQPPPQAVSLSVEEALNDVGQPQGDLSATKMGRNRVTEKQPKNSKKGKSKGKDDCKMT, from the exons GCTGAGGCAAGGCTGGCAGCAAAAAGGGCAGCTCGGGCAGAAGCCAGAGAGATCCGTATGAGAGAACTtgaaagacaacaaaaagaG ATCTTTCAGGTCCAGAAG CTTTCAGATGATGATGAACGCTTGTCAGTGGGAAGCCGAGGCAGTGTCAGG TCGGATCTTGATTCAGTTTATGGGGCAGGG GGCTCATCCTTGGTCTCACATAAGAAGtccaagaaaaagaagaaacataAGCATAAAGATAAAGAT AGGAACGGCTATGATGATGAGTACAGTGTTGTGTCCAGCAGG AGTTCAAGACTGAGTGATGACAGCAGGGTCTCACGTTCATCCAGGGGAGATTTGTTG GCATCTTATGCTTCCTCTGACCTGTACAGCCTCAATGGCCTGTCCTCCACTAGGAACACAGGTTCAACTGGTGCGTACCAG AGTGCCTTATATGAGGACAGTCACTGCTCCGGGTCACAGCGAGTCACTGGCTCTGGCGCCCAT TCTTTAGAATACAGTAGCTACCACCGCTCCAACTCCAGAACCTCCAGCAGGGCCAATTCAGCCCGCACCAGCCCAGTG GACAACTGTGGTTCTGTTGCCAGTTATTTAAGAAGCTCAGCAAGTAGTGGTGGCCTCCTCAGGGATCTGGACGATGTTACTATTCCTGATTTTTCTGAT GCAGATGACAAGGATTATCTCGAGAAA ggttcCAGATCAGCTTCTGCATTAACAGCAACGACTCTCACCTCACTCGGCGGGTCTTCCTCACGGAGAGGAAGTGTAGAGACTGCCATAACTGTGGATGCCGAGGCTGCAGTGAGAGAAATTAAG GAAATTCATGAACTGAAGGATCAAATTCAAGATGTGGAGTCCAAGTACACACAGAACCTAAAAGAAGCTAAG GATGCATTGACAGAAGTGGAAGAGAAGTATCGTAAGGCCATGGTATCCAACGCCCAGCTGGACAATGAGAAGAACAACCTCATGTACCAGGTGGATACGCTTAAGGACTCGCTGATGGAACTAGAGGAACTCCTGTCTGAGTCCCGGCGGGAGTATGAAGAGAAGGTCAAG GAATTTGAGCGAGAGAAGCATGCCCACAGTGTGCTTCAGTTCCAATTGATAACAATGAAAGAAACACTGAAACAAAGTGAGGAGCTCTTAAAT GAGATCCGTCAGTTGCGTATGAAACAGGACGGTTTTGCTAGAGAGATATCTGACCTACAGGAGACAGTGGAGTGGAAGGATAAGAAAATTGGG GCCTTAGAGCGACAGAAAGAATACACTGATGCAATCCGAATTGAGCGAGATGAGCTCAGAGAAGAGGTTGTGAAGCTAAAAGATATTCTAAAG AAACATGGAATAGTACTGGGACCTGATATGAGCATCAACGGCAGTGCTGGTGAGACAGAAACAGAAGTCGGCACCAGCGGAGACTCTGTTCCTCAACCAGCTCAGGAATCGTCCACTTTCCCAGCAGAGGGGAACAGCATGCTCG GAAGCTCAGTGGAGACTCAGTTGAGAAGTAGTGGCAAGGAAGAGGTGGATCAAGAGCAGCATCAAGAAGCCCAGACCGGTCATTTGAGCTCTGATAGGTTGTCTAATACTGATCGTTCATATTTAGCGGAATCCCATAGCAGAAGAACAGAAGAACAGAAAATGCCGCTCAAAGACATCAATGGTGGCCAAAGGTTGGAATGTCAGGCTGAAGCTGATGAACTTCCAATCACAAAAGTATTTGATGAACAAGTTCTCAGCTCTGAGTTCGAAGAAATCACAAGTACTGAAAAAGTCAACTCAGATTTAGAACAGAAAGTAGCAACAAGCACAGATATTACTGAAGACAACTCCACTAACATCTTTGAGGAGACAAACGAACACAGAACCATAGATGAAAGTCTTTCATCAAAAACACAATCATATCTACAAGATCGCAAACATTCTGAATCATGCTCCGACGAAGGACATGGAAGAGATTTGCAATCATGTCCCCAAAAAGAAGATGTCATTAATTTAGATACACGTCCTCAAGGAAATCTCAAACATTCTGAATCGTGTACACAAGACATCAAAGATTCAGACTCATCTCCCCAAGAAGACGTCAAAGATTCAGAATTGTGTCCTCAAGGAAATCTCAAAGATTCAGCATCATGTCCTCAGGATGATGTCAACGATTCAGAATCATGTCCCCAAGAAGATGTCAGCGATTCAGAATCATGTCCTCAAGGAAATCTCAACGATTCGGAATCGTGTCCCCAAGAGGATGTCAACGATTCCGAATCGTGTCCCCAAGAGGATGTCAACGATTTCGAATCATGTCCTCAAGGAAATCTCAAAGATTCCGAATCGTGTCCCCAAGAGGATGTCAACGATTCCAAATCGTGTCCCCAAGAGGATGTCAACGATTCCAAATCGTGTCCCCAAGAGGACGTCAACGATTCCAAATCGTGTCCCCAAGAGGACGTCAACGATTCCAAATCGTGTCCCCAAGAGGACGTCAACGATTCCAAATCGTGTCCCCAAGAGGACGTCAACGATTCCAAATCGTGTCCCCAAGAGGACGTCAACGATTCCAAATCGTGTCCCCAAGAGGACGTCAACGATTCCGGATCGTGTCCCCAAGAGGACGTCAACGATTCCGGATCGTGTCCCCAAGAGGACGTCAACGATTCCGGATCGTGTCCCCAAGAGGACGTCAACGATTCCGGATCGTGTCCCCAAGAGGACGTCAACGATTCCGGATCGTGTCCCCAAGAGGACGTCAACGATTCCGGATCGTGTCCCCAAGAGGACGTCAACGATTCAGAATCATGTCCccaagaaaaatatacaaaagatTCTGAATTGTGTCCCCAGGTAGGAAATCTTAAAGACTCTGCGTCTGAGTCTGTCCTAGGTGTATCAAATACTGAACTCCAATGTGTAACTGAAAGTGCTGAGGCAAACGATGATGTTGAAGAAATACTAACAAATGCTCCACCTCGGGGTGCTAACGATCCtgggaaaaagaagaaaaagaagaggagAGGCAAAAAGAAAGGAAGGTCCACGGAGGAAAGAAGTCAACCAAAGGACCACAAGGAATCTACTACTACATGTCAAGAAAGCATCCAACCAGATGCAGTTCCAAAGGACAACGGATCAGGCACCGAATGTGGTAGTGACGGTCACATTGTGAAACGCATTGAAGAATCATCCACAGATCAGGTTATCAAAGAGACCGATCAGCAACATATTACTGAACAAGTGGAACATATTAAAGCCTCAAATGTCGAACAACCTAATAAATCAAAGCAAGTAGAACACATCGAAACGTCAGATGTTGAAAACCCCAAAGAATCAATGATGGATCTAATTCTGAATGCAGATGATCAGCATTTGGAAGCAGATAAAGTAACGTTAGAAGatgaaaacatttctctcacTTTGCAACTCAGTCAGACACAAAGTCACCACAGTGCAGATAAACGTGATATGAAACAAACTTTGGAATCTGTGACAGTAGAGGAACACTTTATAAAGAGTTCTGACATTCTTGTTGACGTTGTTAGTACCAACACCTCTAAAATCCTTGACATACTTGATATTTCAGATGACACCATCAAAACTGTTACTCTTGAACCTGAAAGTCAAAATCACCCGTCTGTGACTATGATGCCTCCTACCCAATGCCCAGAGTCACCATCTAAGCCGTCTGCTCCCACGGACTCAAACAGTCACATGCTCATTGGGTTTTCTGACAAAGGCCTGCTAGAGAATACTTGTACAAACCAAAAGGATGAACAGACAGAATCAGAAAGATCATTTTCTTCTCAGAATCCTCATGATGGGTCACAcgaaaaatccaaactatctgagagtgagaagaaaaatgaatttCTAGATTTAGTCAAGCCAGAGAACTCATTGCATGACCCTGACAAAGATGAAATCTTTCCGGAGACTCAAGCCGAACATTTTATGGAAAGGCAACCACAGCTTTATGACGATCAAATTGATCCTGCTGCATCAGACATGAAGGTGCAGACACAAAGTTCTTCTCCAGAAGAAGCAGGAAATGCTACAAGTCCCCAGATTGTGCAGCGACTTAGCGATGAGCAATTAGGGTCTGCAGACAATCTTGAGGAGCACAAACATAGCCAAAGCAACCAAGAACATCTGCAGGAATCCACAGCTCCAAACCAGTCAAAGACCAATAACACAAGTCAGGAGAACGAGGAGCATTCCGAAGACGACGAGAAAGGGCAGTCCTTTGATTTTGATGACATGGACTCAGACGTAGCTGTAGAAATACAAACCATTACAAATTCCCAGGAAGAGGAAGTCGAGGTAGGTGTTGATGTCCTCAGTGATATGTTGGCGCCGAGTCCAACTAAGCTTCAAGTAGTACaagaaaattcacaagaaaagcCAATGGATCCTGAAGTGTGTGCAGATGTAGCTCCGGCAGACAAAGACCTCCATGTGGAGGCTTTGGGAATTGCGGAAGACCAGAAGGAAAAAATGCGGCAAGAGAAGATTGACGCAACGGATGAGCAAATCTTTGTTACAAAAGACACGCCGCCTAGCAAAGCTGGGGAGTTTAGTGTTTTAGAAAACACACGTGAAGACCAGCCCCCCCCTCAAGCAGTGTCTTTATCAGTAGAAGAAGCGTTAAATGATGTTGGACAACCGCAGGGAGATTTAAGTGCAACCAAAATGGGACGTAACCGAGTGACCGAAAAGCAACCAAAAAATAGCAAGAAGGGCAAAAGCAAAGGCAAAGATGACTGCAAGATGACTTAG
- the lrrfip1a gene encoding uncharacterized protein lrrfip1a isoform X19, with protein MSSMPSRRGEAEARLAAKRAARAEAREIRMRELERQQKELSDDDERLSVGSRGSVRSDLDSVYGAGGSSLVSHKKSKKKKKHKHKDKDRNGYDDEYSVVSSRSSRLSDDSRVSRSSRGDLLASYASSDLYSLNGLSSTRNTGSTGAYQSALYEDSHCSGSQRVTGSGAHSLEYSSYHRSNSRTSSRANSARTSPVDNCGSVASYLRSSASSGGLLRDLDDVTIPDFSDADDKDYLEKGSRSASALTATTLTSLGGSSSRRGSVETAITVDAEAAVREIKEIHELKDQIQDVESKYTQNLKEAKDALTEVEEKYRKAMVSNAQLDNEKNNLMYQVDTLKDSLMELEELLSESRREYEEKVKEFEREKHAHSVLQFQLITMKETLKQSEELLNEIRQLRMKQDGFAREISDLQETVEWKDKKIGALERQKEYTDAIRIERDELREEVVKLKDILKKHGIVLGPDMSINGSAGETETEVGTSGDSVPQPAQESSTFPAEGNSMLGSSVETQLRSSGKEEVDQEQHQEAQTGHLSSDRLSNTDRSYLAESHSRRTEEQKMPLKDINGGQRLECQAEADELPITKVFDEQVLSSEFEEITSTEKVNSDLEQKVATSTDITEDNSTNIFEETNEHRTIDESLSSKTQSYLQDRKHSESCSDEGHGRDLQSCPQKEDVINLDTRPQGNLKHSESCTQDIKDSDSSPQEDVKDSELCPQGNLKDSASCPQDDVNDSESCPQEDVSDSESCPQGNLNDSESCPQEDVNDSESCPQEDVNDFESCPQGNLKDSESCPQEDVNDSKSCPQEDVNDSKSCPQEDVNDSKSCPQEDVNDSKSCPQEDVNDSKSCPQEDVNDSKSCPQEDVNDSKSCPQEDVNDSGSCPQEDVNDSGSCPQEDVNDSGSCPQEDVNDSGSCPQEDVNDSGSCPQEDVNDSGSCPQEDVNDSESCPQEKYTKDSELCPQVGNLKDSASESVLGVSNTELQCVTESAEANDDVEEILTNAPPRGANDPGKKKKKKRRGKKKGRSTEERSQPKDHKESTTTCQESIQPDAVPKDNGSGTECGSDGHIVKRIEESSTDQVIKETDQQHITEQVEHIKASNVEQPNKSKQVEHIETSDVENPKESMMDLILNADDQHLEADKVTLEDENISLTLQLSQTQSHHSADKRDMKQTLESVTVEEHFIKSSDILVDVVSTNTSKILDILDISDDTIKTVTLEPESQNHPSVTMMPPTQCPESPSKPSAPTDSNSHMLIGFSDKGLLENTCTNQKDEQTESERSFSSQNPHDGSHEKSKLSESEKKNEFLDLVKPENSLHDPDKDEIFPETQAEHFMERQPQLYDDQIDPAASDMKVQTQSSSPEEAGNATSPQIVQRLSDEQLGSADNLEEHKHSQSNQEHLQESTAPNQSKTNNTSQENEEHSEDDEKGQSFDFDDMDSDVAVEIQTITNSQEEEVEVGVDVLSDMLAPSPTKLQVVQENSQEKPMDPEVCADVAPADKDLHVEALGIAEDQKEKMRQEKIDATDEQIFVTKDTPPSKAGEFSVLENTREDQPPPQAVSLSVEEALNDVGQPQGDLSATKMGRNRVTEKQPKNSKKGKSKGKDDCKMT; from the exons GCTGAGGCAAGGCTGGCAGCAAAAAGGGCAGCTCGGGCAGAAGCCAGAGAGATCCGTATGAGAGAACTtgaaagacaacaaaaagaG CTTTCAGATGATGATGAACGCTTGTCAGTGGGAAGCCGAGGCAGTGTCAGG TCGGATCTTGATTCAGTTTATGGGGCAGGG GGCTCATCCTTGGTCTCACATAAGAAGtccaagaaaaagaagaaacataAGCATAAAGATAAAGAT AGGAACGGCTATGATGATGAGTACAGTGTTGTGTCCAGCAGG AGTTCAAGACTGAGTGATGACAGCAGGGTCTCACGTTCATCCAGGGGAGATTTGTTG GCATCTTATGCTTCCTCTGACCTGTACAGCCTCAATGGCCTGTCCTCCACTAGGAACACAGGTTCAACTGGTGCGTACCAG AGTGCCTTATATGAGGACAGTCACTGCTCCGGGTCACAGCGAGTCACTGGCTCTGGCGCCCAT TCTTTAGAATACAGTAGCTACCACCGCTCCAACTCCAGAACCTCCAGCAGGGCCAATTCAGCCCGCACCAGCCCAGTG GACAACTGTGGTTCTGTTGCCAGTTATTTAAGAAGCTCAGCAAGTAGTGGTGGCCTCCTCAGGGATCTGGACGATGTTACTATTCCTGATTTTTCTGAT GCAGATGACAAGGATTATCTCGAGAAA ggttcCAGATCAGCTTCTGCATTAACAGCAACGACTCTCACCTCACTCGGCGGGTCTTCCTCACGGAGAGGAAGTGTAGAGACTGCCATAACTGTGGATGCCGAGGCTGCAGTGAGAGAAATTAAG GAAATTCATGAACTGAAGGATCAAATTCAAGATGTGGAGTCCAAGTACACACAGAACCTAAAAGAAGCTAAG GATGCATTGACAGAAGTGGAAGAGAAGTATCGTAAGGCCATGGTATCCAACGCCCAGCTGGACAATGAGAAGAACAACCTCATGTACCAGGTGGATACGCTTAAGGACTCGCTGATGGAACTAGAGGAACTCCTGTCTGAGTCCCGGCGGGAGTATGAAGAGAAGGTCAAG GAATTTGAGCGAGAGAAGCATGCCCACAGTGTGCTTCAGTTCCAATTGATAACAATGAAAGAAACACTGAAACAAAGTGAGGAGCTCTTAAAT GAGATCCGTCAGTTGCGTATGAAACAGGACGGTTTTGCTAGAGAGATATCTGACCTACAGGAGACAGTGGAGTGGAAGGATAAGAAAATTGGG GCCTTAGAGCGACAGAAAGAATACACTGATGCAATCCGAATTGAGCGAGATGAGCTCAGAGAAGAGGTTGTGAAGCTAAAAGATATTCTAAAG AAACATGGAATAGTACTGGGACCTGATATGAGCATCAACGGCAGTGCTGGTGAGACAGAAACAGAAGTCGGCACCAGCGGAGACTCTGTTCCTCAACCAGCTCAGGAATCGTCCACTTTCCCAGCAGAGGGGAACAGCATGCTCG GAAGCTCAGTGGAGACTCAGTTGAGAAGTAGTGGCAAGGAAGAGGTGGATCAAGAGCAGCATCAAGAAGCCCAGACCGGTCATTTGAGCTCTGATAGGTTGTCTAATACTGATCGTTCATATTTAGCGGAATCCCATAGCAGAAGAACAGAAGAACAGAAAATGCCGCTCAAAGACATCAATGGTGGCCAAAGGTTGGAATGTCAGGCTGAAGCTGATGAACTTCCAATCACAAAAGTATTTGATGAACAAGTTCTCAGCTCTGAGTTCGAAGAAATCACAAGTACTGAAAAAGTCAACTCAGATTTAGAACAGAAAGTAGCAACAAGCACAGATATTACTGAAGACAACTCCACTAACATCTTTGAGGAGACAAACGAACACAGAACCATAGATGAAAGTCTTTCATCAAAAACACAATCATATCTACAAGATCGCAAACATTCTGAATCATGCTCCGACGAAGGACATGGAAGAGATTTGCAATCATGTCCCCAAAAAGAAGATGTCATTAATTTAGATACACGTCCTCAAGGAAATCTCAAACATTCTGAATCGTGTACACAAGACATCAAAGATTCAGACTCATCTCCCCAAGAAGACGTCAAAGATTCAGAATTGTGTCCTCAAGGAAATCTCAAAGATTCAGCATCATGTCCTCAGGATGATGTCAACGATTCAGAATCATGTCCCCAAGAAGATGTCAGCGATTCAGAATCATGTCCTCAAGGAAATCTCAACGATTCGGAATCGTGTCCCCAAGAGGATGTCAACGATTCCGAATCGTGTCCCCAAGAGGATGTCAACGATTTCGAATCATGTCCTCAAGGAAATCTCAAAGATTCCGAATCGTGTCCCCAAGAGGATGTCAACGATTCCAAATCGTGTCCCCAAGAGGATGTCAACGATTCCAAATCGTGTCCCCAAGAGGACGTCAACGATTCCAAATCGTGTCCCCAAGAGGACGTCAACGATTCCAAATCGTGTCCCCAAGAGGACGTCAACGATTCCAAATCGTGTCCCCAAGAGGACGTCAACGATTCCAAATCGTGTCCCCAAGAGGACGTCAACGATTCCAAATCGTGTCCCCAAGAGGACGTCAACGATTCCGGATCGTGTCCCCAAGAGGACGTCAACGATTCCGGATCGTGTCCCCAAGAGGACGTCAACGATTCCGGATCGTGTCCCCAAGAGGACGTCAACGATTCCGGATCGTGTCCCCAAGAGGACGTCAACGATTCCGGATCGTGTCCCCAAGAGGACGTCAACGATTCCGGATCGTGTCCCCAAGAGGACGTCAACGATTCAGAATCATGTCCccaagaaaaatatacaaaagatTCTGAATTGTGTCCCCAGGTAGGAAATCTTAAAGACTCTGCGTCTGAGTCTGTCCTAGGTGTATCAAATACTGAACTCCAATGTGTAACTGAAAGTGCTGAGGCAAACGATGATGTTGAAGAAATACTAACAAATGCTCCACCTCGGGGTGCTAACGATCCtgggaaaaagaagaaaaagaagaggagAGGCAAAAAGAAAGGAAGGTCCACGGAGGAAAGAAGTCAACCAAAGGACCACAAGGAATCTACTACTACATGTCAAGAAAGCATCCAACCAGATGCAGTTCCAAAGGACAACGGATCAGGCACCGAATGTGGTAGTGACGGTCACATTGTGAAACGCATTGAAGAATCATCCACAGATCAGGTTATCAAAGAGACCGATCAGCAACATATTACTGAACAAGTGGAACATATTAAAGCCTCAAATGTCGAACAACCTAATAAATCAAAGCAAGTAGAACACATCGAAACGTCAGATGTTGAAAACCCCAAAGAATCAATGATGGATCTAATTCTGAATGCAGATGATCAGCATTTGGAAGCAGATAAAGTAACGTTAGAAGatgaaaacatttctctcacTTTGCAACTCAGTCAGACACAAAGTCACCACAGTGCAGATAAACGTGATATGAAACAAACTTTGGAATCTGTGACAGTAGAGGAACACTTTATAAAGAGTTCTGACATTCTTGTTGACGTTGTTAGTACCAACACCTCTAAAATCCTTGACATACTTGATATTTCAGATGACACCATCAAAACTGTTACTCTTGAACCTGAAAGTCAAAATCACCCGTCTGTGACTATGATGCCTCCTACCCAATGCCCAGAGTCACCATCTAAGCCGTCTGCTCCCACGGACTCAAACAGTCACATGCTCATTGGGTTTTCTGACAAAGGCCTGCTAGAGAATACTTGTACAAACCAAAAGGATGAACAGACAGAATCAGAAAGATCATTTTCTTCTCAGAATCCTCATGATGGGTCACAcgaaaaatccaaactatctgagagtgagaagaaaaatgaatttCTAGATTTAGTCAAGCCAGAGAACTCATTGCATGACCCTGACAAAGATGAAATCTTTCCGGAGACTCAAGCCGAACATTTTATGGAAAGGCAACCACAGCTTTATGACGATCAAATTGATCCTGCTGCATCAGACATGAAGGTGCAGACACAAAGTTCTTCTCCAGAAGAAGCAGGAAATGCTACAAGTCCCCAGATTGTGCAGCGACTTAGCGATGAGCAATTAGGGTCTGCAGACAATCTTGAGGAGCACAAACATAGCCAAAGCAACCAAGAACATCTGCAGGAATCCACAGCTCCAAACCAGTCAAAGACCAATAACACAAGTCAGGAGAACGAGGAGCATTCCGAAGACGACGAGAAAGGGCAGTCCTTTGATTTTGATGACATGGACTCAGACGTAGCTGTAGAAATACAAACCATTACAAATTCCCAGGAAGAGGAAGTCGAGGTAGGTGTTGATGTCCTCAGTGATATGTTGGCGCCGAGTCCAACTAAGCTTCAAGTAGTACaagaaaattcacaagaaaagcCAATGGATCCTGAAGTGTGTGCAGATGTAGCTCCGGCAGACAAAGACCTCCATGTGGAGGCTTTGGGAATTGCGGAAGACCAGAAGGAAAAAATGCGGCAAGAGAAGATTGACGCAACGGATGAGCAAATCTTTGTTACAAAAGACACGCCGCCTAGCAAAGCTGGGGAGTTTAGTGTTTTAGAAAACACACGTGAAGACCAGCCCCCCCCTCAAGCAGTGTCTTTATCAGTAGAAGAAGCGTTAAATGATGTTGGACAACCGCAGGGAGATTTAAGTGCAACCAAAATGGGACGTAACCGAGTGACCGAAAAGCAACCAAAAAATAGCAAGAAGGGCAAAAGCAAAGGCAAAGATGACTGCAAGATGACTTAG